One genomic region from Pseudomonas sp. R5-89-07 encodes:
- a CDS encoding septal ring lytic transglycosylase RlpA family protein: MRVSPFKKPLKLVAFAALSLLVASCSTTPNRAPAKKAGGTVVRAQPGLDINRAHKDGAPWWDVDVSKIPDATPTLHTGPYKANPYTVLGKNYFPLQESKTYVQSGTASWYGTKFHGQNTANGEVYDLYGMSAAHKTLPLPSYVRVTNLDNNRTVILRVNDRGPFYSDRIIDLSYAAAKKLGYAEIGTARVKVEGIDPAQYWAQRGKPAPLMLNEPATPQPQVTASTGKIEQWTPPPAQHAPDTVVVPHAAPGASTVGGQYLQVGAFANPDAAELLRSKLSGMVSAPVFISSIVRNQQTLHRVRMGPIGSPGEVAQVQNSVRLANLGSPSVVTAE, encoded by the coding sequence ATGCGGGTATCGCCGTTCAAAAAACCGCTCAAGCTGGTGGCGTTCGCCGCGTTGTCCTTGTTGGTCGCCAGTTGCTCCACCACGCCGAACCGTGCACCGGCCAAGAAGGCCGGTGGTACCGTGGTTCGCGCCCAGCCGGGCCTGGATATCAACCGTGCGCACAAAGACGGCGCGCCGTGGTGGGACGTGGATGTGTCGAAGATCCCCGACGCCACGCCAACCTTGCACACCGGCCCGTACAAGGCCAACCCGTACACCGTATTGGGCAAGAATTACTTCCCGCTGCAGGAATCCAAGACCTACGTGCAGTCGGGCACGGCGTCCTGGTACGGCACCAAGTTCCATGGCCAGAACACCGCCAACGGCGAAGTGTATGACCTGTATGGCATGAGTGCGGCCCACAAGACCCTGCCGCTGCCCAGCTATGTTCGCGTGACCAACCTGGACAACAACCGCACGGTGATCCTGCGGGTCAACGACCGTGGACCGTTCTATTCGGACCGGATCATCGACTTGTCCTATGCCGCCGCGAAGAAACTCGGTTACGCCGAAATCGGTACCGCACGGGTCAAGGTCGAAGGCATCGACCCGGCGCAGTACTGGGCCCAGCGTGGCAAGCCGGCGCCGTTGATGCTCAACGAGCCCGCCACACCGCAACCGCAAGTGACGGCGTCGACCGGCAAGATCGAACAATGGACACCGCCGCCCGCGCAGCATGCGCCGGACACGGTCGTCGTGCCCCATGCCGCGCCTGGCGCCTCCACCGTGGGCGGGCAGTACCTGCAGGTGGGCGCTTTCGCCAACCCGGATGCGGCAGAACTGTTAAGGTCCAAGCTCAGCGGCATGGTCAGCGCGCCGGTGTTCATCAGCTCCATCGTGCGTAACCAGCAGACCCTGCACCGTGTGCGCATGGGGCCGATCGGCTCGCCCGGCGAAGTTGCGCAAGTGCAGAACAGCGTGCGCCTGGCCAACCTGGGGTCGCCCAGCGTAGTGACTGCCGAATAA
- the rodA gene encoding rod shape-determining protein RodA, translated as MRRRATLLQRMHIDGPLLVLLLILAAGSLFVLYSASGKNWDLLIKQASSFGLGLLSMVVIAQLEPRFMARWVPLGYVAGVLLLVVVDVMGHNAMGATRWINIPGVIRFQPSEFMKILMPATIAWYLSKRTLPPQLKHVAISLLLIGVPFILIVRQPDLGTSLLILAGGAFVLFMGGLRWRWILSVLAAAVPVAVAMWFFFMHDYQKQRILTFLDPESDPLGTGWNIIQSKAAIGSGGVFGKGWLLGTQSHLDFLPESHTDFIIAVMGEEFGLVGICALLLIYLLLIGRGLVITAQAQTLFGKLLAGSLTMTFFVYVFVNIGMVSGLLPVVGVPLPFISYGGTSLVTLLSAFGVLMSIHTHRKWIAQV; from the coding sequence ATGCGTCGCCGTGCGACGTTGCTGCAACGCATGCACATTGATGGCCCGCTGCTGGTGCTGCTGCTCATATTGGCGGCCGGCAGTCTGTTCGTGCTGTATTCGGCCAGCGGCAAGAACTGGGACCTGCTGATCAAGCAAGCGTCGTCATTCGGCCTGGGCCTGTTGTCGATGGTGGTGATCGCCCAGCTCGAGCCGCGCTTCATGGCACGCTGGGTGCCGCTCGGTTATGTCGCCGGGGTCTTGCTGCTGGTGGTGGTGGACGTGATGGGTCACAACGCCATGGGCGCGACCCGCTGGATCAACATCCCCGGGGTGATTCGCTTCCAGCCGTCGGAATTCATGAAGATCCTCATGCCGGCCACCATCGCCTGGTACCTGTCCAAGCGCACGTTGCCGCCCCAGCTCAAGCATGTGGCCATCAGCCTGTTGCTGATCGGCGTGCCGTTCATTCTTATCGTGCGCCAGCCCGACCTCGGCACGTCGTTGCTGATCCTGGCGGGCGGCGCGTTCGTGCTGTTCATGGGGGGCTTGCGCTGGCGCTGGATTCTCAGCGTGCTGGCCGCCGCCGTGCCGGTGGCCGTGGCCATGTGGTTCTTCTTTATGCACGACTACCAGAAGCAACGGATCCTGACATTCCTTGACCCGGAGAGCGACCCGCTGGGCACCGGCTGGAACATTATCCAGTCGAAGGCGGCGATCGGTTCCGGCGGCGTGTTCGGCAAGGGCTGGCTGCTGGGTACCCAGTCGCACCTGGACTTTTTGCCGGAAAGCCACACCGACTTCATTATTGCGGTGATGGGCGAAGAGTTCGGTCTGGTAGGCATTTGCGCGCTGCTGCTGATCTATCTGCTGTTGATCGGGCGCGGGCTGGTGATTACCGCGCAGGCGCAGACGTTGTTCGGCAAGTTGCTGGCCGGCAGCCTGACCATGACGTTTTTTGTTTATGTTTTCGTCAACATCGGTATGGTCAGTGGCCTGCTGCCGGTGGTGGGGGTGCCGTTGCCATTCATTAGCTACGGCGGAACTTCGCTGGTGACATTGCTGTCAGCGTTTGGGGTTTTGATGTCGATTCATACGCATCGCAAATGGATCGCACAGGTTTGA
- a CDS encoding D-alanyl-D-alanine carboxypeptidase family protein, which translates to MNITTLAKRTCLLISLIITPAAWAVEMVPASPQLAAKAWVLMDAASGNVLVENGGDVRLPPASLTKLMTAYIATLEIRRGQIGENDPVTVSENAWRTGGSRMFIKVGSQVTVSDLLHGIIIQSGNDASVALAEHIAGSEDAFADMMNKTAGDLGMTNSHFMNPTGLPNPEHYSSAHDMAILARAIIRVDPVHYAIYSQKEFFWNNIKQPNRNLLLWRDKTVDGLKTGHTDEAGYCMVSSAVRDGQRLIAVVFGTNSEQARAAETQKLLTYGFRFFETQTFYQKGAELATAPVWKGATSQVKAGLADDLTLTMPKGQLKKLAASMTLNPQLVAPIAKGDVIGKVEVKLDDKVVHSADLIALDAVDEGGIFRRVWDSIRLFFYGLFN; encoded by the coding sequence ATGAACATCACCACCTTAGCCAAACGTACGTGCCTGCTTATCTCGCTGATCATCACCCCGGCCGCCTGGGCGGTTGAGATGGTGCCGGCTTCCCCGCAACTGGCCGCCAAGGCCTGGGTCCTCATGGATGCCGCCAGTGGCAACGTGCTGGTGGAGAACGGCGGTGACGTGCGCCTGCCGCCTGCCAGCCTGACCAAGCTGATGACTGCCTACATCGCGACCCTGGAAATCCGTCGCGGCCAGATCGGCGAAAACGATCCGGTGACCGTCAGCGAGAACGCCTGGCGTACCGGCGGTTCGCGGATGTTCATCAAGGTCGGCTCCCAAGTCACCGTCAGCGACCTGCTGCACGGCATCATCATTCAGTCCGGTAACGACGCCAGCGTGGCCCTGGCCGAACACATCGCCGGCAGCGAAGACGCGTTCGCCGACATGATGAACAAGACGGCTGGCGATCTGGGCATGACCAACAGCCACTTCATGAATCCGACCGGCTTGCCGAACCCGGAGCACTACTCGTCGGCTCACGACATGGCGATCCTGGCGCGCGCAATCATCCGCGTCGACCCGGTGCACTACGCTATCTACTCCCAGAAGGAATTTTTCTGGAACAACATCAAGCAGCCTAACCGCAATCTGTTGTTGTGGCGCGACAAGACTGTGGATGGCCTGAAAACCGGCCACACCGACGAAGCCGGCTATTGCATGGTGTCGTCCGCGGTACGTGACGGCCAGCGCCTGATCGCCGTGGTCTTCGGCACCAACAGCGAGCAGGCTCGTGCGGCCGAGACGCAAAAACTGCTGACCTACGGCTTCCGCTTCTTCGAAACCCAGACCTTCTACCAGAAGGGTGCGGAGCTGGCGACCGCGCCGGTATGGAAGGGCGCAACCTCGCAGGTCAAGGCCGGCCTGGCTGACGATCTGACCCTGACCATGCCTAAAGGCCAGCTGAAAAAGCTCGCCGCCAGCATGACCCTGAACCCGCAACTGGTTGCGCCAATCGCCAAGGGCGACGTGATCGGCAAGGTTGAAGTGAAACTGGACGACAAAGTCGTGCACAGCGCTGACCTGATCGCACTGGACGCCGTCGACGAAGGTGGTATCTTCCGCCGCGTGTGGGATAGCATCCGTCTATTCTTCTACGGCTTGTTCAACTGA
- a CDS encoding DUF493 domain-containing protein has protein sequence MTDKEVEVKAPKIEFPVTDYPIKVISDTGVGRKDLIIEIVRKHATINDERVDERSSSTGKYTTIQLHIIAIDQDQLYNINSELRATGFVHMVL, from the coding sequence ATGACCGATAAAGAAGTAGAAGTAAAGGCGCCAAAGATCGAATTCCCGGTGACGGATTATCCCATCAAGGTAATCAGCGATACCGGTGTTGGCCGTAAAGACTTGATCATCGAGATTGTGCGTAAACACGCGACGATCAACGATGAGCGCGTGGATGAGCGTTCCAGCTCGACCGGCAAATACACCACGATCCAGTTGCACATCATTGCGATTGATCAAGACCAGCTCTACAACATCAACAGCGAACTGCGGGCTACCGGCTTCGTGCACATGGTGTTGTGA
- a CDS encoding LD-carboxypeptidase, whose product MTAPVPALRPEGTIGLIAPAGPAALDVEKAGQWMRARGYELRIFPGVYENDGYLAGSDQVRLNDLHAAFADPAIDAIFCLRGGYGTPRLLDALDFDLLRAHPKPFVGYSDITALHLAINRYAGFVTFHGPMLNADLLGGKQSPTESSLFSLLRGQLGAGSLLTHPVAFPLTTIEPGIACGRLLGGNLSMIAAVMGTAYEIDADGIILFIEDVNEPLYRIDRLLTHLRLAGKLDQVAGVLVGDVAGVDQAGLERLLKQTFAPLCIPVLSGWRSGHCDPNLTLPLGALVRLDAGGQQVVLEQDVVLNR is encoded by the coding sequence ATGACTGCCCCCGTACCCGCATTGCGCCCCGAAGGCACCATCGGCCTGATCGCCCCCGCCGGCCCTGCCGCGCTGGACGTCGAAAAAGCCGGGCAGTGGATGCGCGCCCGTGGCTACGAGCTGCGAATTTTCCCCGGTGTGTATGAGAACGACGGCTACCTGGCCGGCAGCGATCAAGTACGCCTCAACGACCTGCATGCGGCCTTCGCCGACCCTGCAATCGATGCAATTTTCTGCCTGCGCGGCGGCTACGGTACGCCACGTCTGCTGGACGCACTGGATTTCGACCTGCTGCGCGCGCACCCCAAACCCTTTGTGGGCTATAGCGACATCACCGCCTTGCACTTGGCGATCAACCGCTACGCGGGCTTCGTCACTTTCCATGGGCCGATGCTCAATGCCGACTTGCTCGGTGGCAAGCAGTCTCCCACCGAATCCTCGCTGTTCAGCCTGCTACGCGGCCAGCTTGGCGCCGGCAGCCTGCTGACGCACCCGGTGGCCTTCCCATTGACCACCATTGAGCCAGGCATCGCCTGCGGGCGCCTGCTGGGCGGCAACCTGTCGATGATCGCGGCGGTGATGGGGACGGCTTACGAAATTGACGCTGACGGCATCATTCTGTTCATCGAGGACGTCAACGAGCCGCTCTATCGCATCGACCGTTTGCTGACGCACCTGCGCCTGGCAGGCAAACTCGACCAGGTTGCGGGGGTATTGGTGGGGGATGTTGCGGGCGTGGATCAAGCGGGGCTTGAACGGCTGTTGAAGCAGACCTTCGCACCGCTGTGCATCCCGGTGCTGTCCGGCTGGCGCAGCGGGCATTGCGATCCGAACCTGACGTTGCCGCTGGGCGCTTTGGTGCGCCTGGATGCGGGGGGACAGCAGGTGGTGTTGGAGCAGGATGTGGTGTTGAACCGCTGA
- the mltB gene encoding lytic murein transglycosylase B gives MQVMRGWATRHASWMGLIGLLGATQEAQAGDYDGSPQVAEFVGEMTRDYGFAGEQLMGVFREAQKKQAILDAISRPAERVKQWKEYRPMFLTDARVARGVDFWRQHEAVLARAEQEYGVPAQVIVAIIGIETFYGRNTGSYRVIDALSTLGFDYPPRAEFFRKELREFLLLAREEQVDPLTLKGSYAGAMGLPQFMPSSFRAYAVDFDGDGHINIWSNPDDAIGSVASYFKRHGWVTGEPVVIRADVTGERADEGLTQGIDPVKTVGELRALGWSSQNAPRDDMPVTAFRLEGENGPEYWMGLKNFYAITRYNRSVMYAMAVHQLSDELVQARGNK, from the coding sequence ATGCAAGTAATGCGCGGCTGGGCGACTCGGCATGCGTCCTGGATGGGCCTGATCGGGCTGCTGGGCGCAACGCAGGAGGCGCAGGCCGGTGACTACGATGGTTCACCTCAGGTTGCCGAATTTGTCGGTGAGATGACCCGCGACTACGGTTTCGCCGGTGAGCAACTGATGGGCGTATTTCGCGAAGCCCAGAAAAAGCAGGCCATCCTCGACGCCATTTCGCGCCCCGCCGAACGTGTGAAGCAGTGGAAGGAATACCGCCCGATGTTCCTCACCGACGCCCGCGTGGCGCGGGGGGTGGACTTCTGGCGTCAGCATGAAGCGGTCCTGGCCCGCGCCGAACAGGAATACGGCGTGCCGGCCCAGGTCATCGTCGCAATCATCGGCATCGAAACCTTCTACGGGCGCAATACCGGCAGCTACCGGGTGATCGACGCCTTGTCGACCCTGGGCTTCGATTACCCGCCGCGCGCCGAGTTCTTCCGCAAGGAGCTGCGCGAATTCCTGCTGCTGGCCCGCGAAGAACAGGTCGACCCGCTGACCCTCAAAGGCTCCTACGCCGGGGCAATGGGCTTGCCGCAGTTCATGCCCAGCAGCTTTCGCGCCTACGCCGTGGATTTCGACGGCGACGGGCACATCAACATCTGGAGCAACCCGGACGACGCCATCGGCAGCGTGGCCAGCTACTTCAAGCGCCACGGCTGGGTTACTGGCGAGCCGGTGGTGATCCGCGCCGATGTGACGGGCGAACGCGCCGACGAAGGCCTGACCCAGGGTATCGACCCGGTGAAGACCGTCGGGGAGTTGCGAGCGCTGGGCTGGTCGAGTCAGAATGCGCCACGCGATGATATGCCGGTGACAGCGTTCCGCCTCGAAGGCGAAAATGGCCCGGAATACTGGATGGGCCTGAAGAATTTCTACGCAATCACGCGTTATAACCGCAGTGTGATGTACGCCATGGCCGTGCATCAGCTGTCAGATGAGCTGGTTCAAGCACGGGGCAACAAGTAA
- the lipB gene encoding lipoyl(octanoyl) transferase LipB gives MSQVLGFRELGRMAYEPVWHAMQRFTNERGSSAPDEIWLVEHPPVFTQGQAGKAEHLLLPGDIPVVQVDRGGQVTYHGPGQLVAYLLLDVRKLGFGVRDLVSRMEACLIELLASYGVTAAAKPDAPGVYVDGAKIASLGLRIRHGCSFHGLALNVDMDLAPFRRINPCGYAGLAMTQLSDHATPIEFAEVSARLRAQLVKHLDYAEQTTLTGGID, from the coding sequence ATGTCACAGGTCCTGGGCTTTCGCGAGCTCGGCCGGATGGCTTACGAGCCGGTCTGGCACGCCATGCAGCGCTTTACCAACGAGCGCGGCAGCTCGGCACCGGATGAAATCTGGCTGGTCGAACACCCTCCGGTATTCACCCAGGGGCAGGCCGGCAAGGCTGAACATCTGCTACTTCCGGGTGATATTCCGGTGGTGCAGGTCGACCGTGGTGGTCAAGTGACTTACCATGGGCCTGGCCAACTGGTGGCTTACCTGCTGCTGGATGTGCGCAAGCTGGGGTTTGGCGTGCGTGACCTGGTAAGCCGCATGGAGGCGTGCCTGATCGAGCTGCTGGCCAGTTACGGCGTGACCGCCGCGGCCAAGCCCGATGCACCGGGTGTGTACGTGGATGGCGCGAAAATCGCCTCCCTGGGGCTGCGCATTCGTCACGGTTGTTCCTTTCATGGCCTGGCCCTGAATGTGGACATGGACCTGGCACCGTTCCGGCGGATCAACCCGTGTGGCTATGCGGGGCTTGCGATGACCCAGTTGAGCGACCATGCAACACCCATAGAATTTGCCGAGGTAAGTGCCCGGCTGCGCGCGCAGCTCGTCAAACACCTCGACTATGCTGAGCAGACGACCCTGACGGGCGGAATCGATTGA
- the lipA gene encoding lipoyl synthase, translating into MIPTLDVTERPAPAPRAKVEAGVKLRGAEKVARIPVKIIPTTELPKKPDWIRVRIPVSPEVDRIKALLRKHKLHSVCEEASCPNLGECFSGGTATFMIMGDICTRRCPFCDVGHGRPKPLDVNEPQSLAIAIADLKLKYVVITSVDRDDLRDGGAQHFADCIREIRKLSPNVMLETLVPDYRGRMDVALEITAAEPPDVFNHNLETVPRLYKAARPGSDYQWSLTLLQKFKQMMPHIPTKSGLMLGLGETDEEVIEVMKRMREHDIDMLTLGQYLQPSRSHLPVQRFVHPDTFAWFAEEGYKMGFKNVASGPLVRSSYHADEQAKLVKASLVS; encoded by the coding sequence ATGATCCCGACGCTGGACGTTACCGAGCGTCCAGCCCCGGCCCCGCGTGCCAAGGTGGAAGCCGGCGTCAAGCTGCGCGGCGCCGAGAAGGTTGCACGCATCCCGGTCAAGATCATCCCGACCACCGAACTGCCGAAAAAGCCTGACTGGATTCGCGTGCGCATCCCGGTCTCGCCGGAAGTCGACCGTATCAAGGCCCTGCTGCGCAAACACAAGTTGCACAGCGTGTGCGAAGAGGCTTCCTGCCCGAACCTGGGTGAGTGCTTCTCCGGCGGCACCGCCACCTTCATGATCATGGGCGACATCTGCACCCGTCGTTGCCCATTCTGCGACGTAGGCCACGGTCGTCCGAAGCCTCTGGATGTCAATGAGCCGCAAAGCCTGGCCATCGCCATTGCCGACCTGAAACTCAAGTACGTGGTGATCACTTCGGTGGACCGTGACGACTTGCGTGACGGCGGTGCCCAGCACTTTGCCGACTGCATCCGCGAAATCCGCAAGCTGTCGCCGAACGTGATGCTCGAAACCCTGGTGCCCGACTACCGTGGCCGCATGGATGTGGCGCTGGAAATCACCGCCGCCGAGCCACCGGATGTGTTCAACCACAACCTGGAAACCGTTCCGCGCCTGTACAAGGCTGCGCGTCCGGGTTCGGATTACCAGTGGTCGCTGACCCTGCTGCAGAAGTTCAAGCAGATGATGCCGCACATTCCGACCAAATCCGGCTTGATGCTGGGCCTGGGCGAAACCGACGAAGAAGTCATCGAAGTCATGAAGCGCATGCGCGAACACGACATCGATATGCTGACCCTGGGCCAGTACCTGCAACCGTCCCGTAGCCACTTGCCGGTGCAGCGTTTCGTGCACCCGGACACCTTCGCCTGGTTCGCCGAGGAAGGTTACAAGATGGGCTTCAAGAACGTGGCTTCCGGCCCGCTGGTGCGCTCTTCGTACCATGCTGACGAGCAGGCCAAGCTGGTCAAGGCAAGCCTGGTTTCGTAA